One Planctomycetota bacterium DNA segment encodes these proteins:
- a CDS encoding DUF1549 domain-containing protein has translation MSRLSRSNVAWLLVGVAILPSLVRAADAANTPSDSAAKPAMVALSLETGWPKGPTRLNGRDARQQLLATATDAAGQKHDVTATVKFITSAPAVVAIDATGLATPTAQGAVTVTTTLGNLSAKTELVVENFAADSAISFPNQIVPMFTKLGCNGGGCHGKSGGQNGFRLSLLGFEPAEDFEHLVKEGRGRRLFPAAADRSLLLLKAVNAAPHGGGQRMDLDSPEYRLMRRWIAQGAAFGPANPPTVTRISVFPEQLSLPRRSRQQLVALAHYSDGSIEDVTRLVKYESNDNDLAEASATGLVQIGKLAGNASVMARYQGAVAVFRATVPLGVKVDKLPPTKNVVDELVFKQLKTLGMPPSPVCDDGTFIRRATVDIAGRLPSVQETEQFIASKDANKRDQLVDRLLASSDYADYFANKWNAILRNRRRQPGYIRGTYGFHEWIRDALADNVPYDQFVRGVLAASGEMGANPPVAWFREVNEVEQQIEDSAQLFLGLRIQCARCHHHPFEKWSQRDYYSYGAFFSRVGKKPGVELDDQIIFHRRGAPSMANPKTGEQLKPTGLGAKPLELPNERDPRQALVDWMADPSNEFFAPALVNRYWKHFLGRGLVEPEDDMRVTNPPSNPELMAALSRGFVDSGFNLKQLIRTICTSTTYQLSAEPNQYNADDKQNFSRYYPKRLAAEVLLDALDTTAAATTGFNGLPAGTRAVQLPDSGVNSYFLTVFGRPEMTSACECERTGDANLAQSLHLLNSADVQGKLTAGSGRAALLAKDTGRPVPQKVNEIYMTVYSRAPSQQELDVAAAYLGKHSNQQQAYEDILWALVNTKEFLFNH, from the coding sequence ATGTCTCGCCTGTCGCGATCGAACGTCGCTTGGTTGCTGGTGGGAGTCGCGATTCTTCCGTCGCTGGTTCGCGCGGCCGATGCCGCCAACACTCCGAGTGACTCAGCGGCCAAGCCGGCAATGGTCGCGCTGAGCTTGGAGACCGGCTGGCCCAAAGGGCCAACTCGGCTCAATGGCCGAGACGCGCGCCAGCAATTGCTGGCCACCGCCACCGACGCCGCCGGACAGAAACACGACGTGACGGCCACGGTTAAGTTCATCACCTCGGCGCCTGCTGTTGTCGCCATCGATGCCACCGGTTTGGCCACTCCCACGGCCCAGGGAGCCGTGACGGTGACCACCACGTTGGGCAACCTTTCAGCCAAAACCGAGTTGGTGGTCGAAAACTTCGCCGCCGACTCGGCGATCAGCTTTCCGAATCAGATCGTCCCCATGTTCACCAAGCTCGGTTGCAACGGGGGCGGCTGCCACGGCAAGAGCGGCGGGCAAAACGGCTTTCGCTTGTCGCTGTTGGGTTTCGAACCCGCCGAGGACTTTGAGCACTTGGTCAAAGAAGGGCGCGGCCGCCGGCTGTTCCCCGCCGCGGCCGATCGGAGCTTGCTGCTGTTGAAGGCAGTGAACGCCGCGCCCCACGGCGGCGGTCAGCGGATGGACCTGGACTCGCCCGAATATCGCTTGATGCGCCGCTGGATCGCGCAAGGTGCCGCGTTTGGCCCCGCCAATCCTCCCACGGTCACGCGAATCTCCGTCTTTCCCGAACAGCTTTCCCTGCCACGGCGCAGTCGCCAGCAACTTGTCGCGCTGGCCCATTACAGCGACGGCTCGATCGAAGACGTAACCCGGCTGGTCAAGTACGAGTCAAATGACAACGACCTGGCCGAAGCATCGGCCACCGGATTGGTGCAGATCGGCAAGCTGGCCGGCAACGCCTCGGTAATGGCTCGCTACCAGGGGGCCGTGGCCGTGTTCCGCGCCACCGTGCCGTTGGGCGTGAAGGTCGACAAACTGCCGCCGACTAAGAATGTGGTCGACGAGTTGGTGTTTAAGCAGTTAAAGACCCTGGGCATGCCCCCGTCGCCCGTCTGTGACGACGGCACGTTCATCCGCCGAGCCACGGTCGACATCGCCGGCCGCTTGCCCTCGGTGCAAGAAACCGAGCAGTTCATTGCCAGCAAAGACGCGAACAAACGCGATCAACTGGTCGATCGGTTGTTAGCCAGCAGCGACTACGCGGACTATTTCGCCAACAAATGGAACGCCATCCTCCGCAATCGCCGTCGGCAGCCCGGCTATATCCGCGGCACCTATGGCTTCCATGAATGGATCCGCGACGCGCTGGCCGACAACGTGCCGTACGATCAATTCGTGCGCGGCGTGCTGGCCGCGTCGGGCGAAATGGGGGCCAACCCGCCGGTCGCCTGGTTCCGCGAAGTCAACGAAGTCGAGCAACAGATCGAAGACAGCGCCCAGTTGTTCTTGGGCCTGCGCATTCAGTGCGCCCGCTGCCACCATCACCCGTTCGAGAAATGGAGCCAGCGCGATTACTACAGCTACGGCGCGTTCTTCTCGCGCGTGGGCAAGAAGCCAGGCGTGGAACTCGACGATCAGATTATTTTCCATCGTCGCGGCGCGCCGTCGATGGCCAATCCCAAGACCGGCGAGCAACTGAAGCCGACCGGCCTTGGCGCCAAGCCGCTGGAACTGCCCAACGAGCGCGACCCGCGCCAGGCGCTGGTCGACTGGATGGCCGACCCCAGCAACGAGTTCTTCGCGCCGGCGCTGGTGAACCGCTACTGGAAGCACTTCCTGGGGCGCGGCCTCGTCGAGCCGGAAGATGACATGCGAGTCACCAATCCGCCGTCCAACCCCGAGTTGATGGCTGCGCTGAGCCGCGGTTTTGTCGACAGCGGCTTCAATCTGAAGCAATTGATCCGCACGATTTGCACGTCGACGACGTACCAGTTGAGCGCCGAGCCCAACCAGTATAACGCCGACGACAAGCAGAACTTTTCTCGCTATTATCCGAAGCGCCTGGCGGCCGAAGTGTTGCTCGACGCGCTCGACACCACGGCCGCGGCGACGACCGGGTTCAATGGCCTGCCCGCCGGGACGCGCGCGGTGCAGTTGCCCGACTCGGGCGTGAACTCGTACTTCCTCACGGTGTTCGGCCGGCCCGAAATGACCAGCGCCTGCGAGTGCGAACGGACTGGCGACGCCAACCTGGCCCAGAGCTTGCACCTGCTAAACTCGGCCGACGTGCAGGGCAAGCTGACCGCCGGCTCGGGTCGCGCGGCCCTGCTGGCCAAGGACACCGGTCGCCCCGTGCCGCAGAAGGTCAACGAAATCTACATGACCGTTTACTCGCGTGCTCCGTCGCAACAAGAGTTGGACGTGGCCGCCGCCTACCTGGGCAAGCACTCGAACCAGCAGCAAGCCTACGAGGATATCCTCTGGGCGTTGGTGAACACCAAAGAGTTCTTGTTCAACCACTGA
- the glnD gene encoding [protein-PII] uridylyltransferase produces MSASGLNQHVIAAKQQLAEGRAKLLARHQRGSPGIQVCRALTELFDRIVLGLFEAALVEIGDAEPDGLRKHVVLVPHGGYGRGDVAPFSDVDLMILHDREVSNRVAPLAERMVRNVFDMGLTLGQSVRTVDQACKLASADATICTSLVESRFLTGSEELFQRFTRSFGKRIHRRAGPIMAAVEKARAEERHQYGETVYLLEPNLKRSPGGLRDIQLIRWIGFARHGVADLDGLRLSGALSSEDFTALVRAHEFLLHVRNEMHFHAGRSNDVMDRAEQMRLAEVFGHQGTVGMLPVEHFMREYFRMTNQVSNIAGRFVIGARRKAWWGPLFSALLGHQFERDFRVEPHQIAANRHGLVKIKSDLVEILRLADLSNLYNKPIAHDTGEAIRAAVPTLSRDVSPQAAERFLSLLNQPARLGNILRELHEWGVLEILIPAFNHARSLLQFNVYHKFTVDEHCLRAVALCTSFRADSGPLGAVYRHIKRKWILHLALLIHDLGKGYPEDHSEVGLRIAEEVAQRLGIAAADGDLLKFLVHKHLVMSHLAFRRDTSDNDLVVKFAVDVGSPELMEMLYVLTAADTGAVGPGVLNAWKIEVLTDLFHRTMQHLGGEDPTREVEFRLERGRSEVLTLLESDEDAPWYRAQVDALPSAYLNVTPAKQIAADLRSLRHLGPQDAIVRGVYQPETGTIEFSVGTNEGITPGLFHKITGALTSQGMRILSAEINTLADGLVLDRFHVQDPDFAGPPPQDRLDEVSRAMIAALRNNDGRTPVFRRMWQPAEKPGRDGLSPLPTQVMIDNATSDRYTILDIFAADRMGLLYTITRTLFELGLSVSVAKIGTYLDQVVDVFYVTEHGGRQVSDQRRIDDVRQTLLSAINEFELQEASRDRAW; encoded by the coding sequence ATGTCCGCGTCCGGGCTCAATCAACACGTCATCGCCGCCAAGCAGCAACTGGCCGAAGGCCGGGCCAAATTGCTCGCCCGGCATCAGCGCGGTTCGCCGGGCATTCAAGTCTGTCGCGCGTTGACCGAATTGTTCGATCGCATTGTGCTCGGGCTGTTCGAGGCGGCGTTGGTCGAAATCGGCGATGCCGAACCCGACGGGCTGCGCAAGCACGTCGTCCTGGTGCCGCACGGCGGGTATGGACGCGGCGACGTGGCACCGTTTTCGGACGTCGACTTAATGATCCTGCACGATCGCGAAGTGAGCAATCGCGTCGCGCCCTTGGCCGAGCGGATGGTCCGCAACGTGTTCGACATGGGGCTGACGCTGGGACAAAGTGTGCGAACCGTTGACCAGGCATGCAAGCTGGCCAGCGCCGACGCCACGATCTGCACCTCGCTGGTCGAGTCGCGGTTTCTGACTGGCAGCGAGGAATTGTTCCAGCGGTTCACGCGCAGCTTTGGCAAGCGCATTCATCGTCGCGCCGGCCCGATCATGGCGGCGGTCGAAAAAGCCCGGGCCGAGGAGCGACACCAATACGGCGAGACGGTTTACCTGTTGGAGCCGAACCTGAAGCGTTCGCCGGGGGGCCTGCGCGACATTCAACTGATCCGCTGGATCGGCTTTGCCCGTCATGGCGTGGCCGACCTGGATGGTTTGCGGTTGTCCGGCGCGCTGTCGAGCGAGGACTTCACGGCGCTGGTGCGCGCGCATGAATTCTTGTTGCATGTCCGGAACGAGATGCACTTTCACGCGGGCCGCTCGAACGACGTGATGGACCGCGCCGAGCAAATGCGATTGGCCGAAGTGTTTGGCCATCAAGGCACCGTGGGGATGCTGCCGGTCGAGCATTTCATGCGCGAATACTTTCGCATGACGAACCAGGTCAGCAACATCGCCGGACGGTTCGTGATTGGCGCGCGGCGGAAGGCCTGGTGGGGGCCGCTGTTCAGCGCGCTGTTGGGGCATCAGTTCGAGCGCGATTTCCGCGTCGAGCCACACCAGATCGCCGCCAACCGCCACGGTCTGGTCAAGATCAAGAGCGATCTGGTCGAAATCCTGCGCTTGGCTGATCTGTCGAACTTGTACAACAAGCCGATCGCGCACGACACCGGCGAAGCCATTCGCGCCGCCGTACCCACGTTGTCGCGCGATGTATCGCCCCAGGCGGCCGAGCGATTCCTGTCGCTGTTGAACCAGCCTGCGCGGTTGGGGAACATTCTCCGCGAGTTGCACGAGTGGGGCGTGCTCGAGATTCTGATTCCGGCCTTCAATCACGCCCGTAGCCTGCTGCAATTCAACGTCTACCACAAGTTTACGGTCGATGAACACTGCTTGCGCGCGGTGGCTTTGTGTACTAGTTTTCGTGCCGATTCAGGACCGCTCGGCGCGGTCTATCGGCACATCAAGCGGAAGTGGATCCTGCACTTGGCACTGCTGATTCATGACCTGGGGAAAGGCTATCCGGAAGATCACAGCGAGGTCGGCTTGCGAATCGCCGAAGAAGTCGCCCAACGGCTGGGCATTGCCGCGGCCGACGGCGACTTGCTGAAGTTTCTGGTACACAAGCACCTGGTGATGTCCCACCTGGCGTTTCGCCGCGACACGAGTGACAACGATCTGGTGGTCAAGTTCGCCGTCGATGTCGGCTCGCCCGAGTTGATGGAGATGTTGTACGTGCTGACGGCGGCCGACACGGGCGCGGTCGGGCCGGGGGTGTTGAATGCCTGGAAGATCGAAGTTCTGACCGATTTGTTCCACCGGACAATGCAGCACCTGGGGGGCGAGGATCCCACGCGCGAGGTCGAGTTCCGCCTCGAGCGCGGACGTTCTGAGGTGCTGACTCTGTTGGAAAGCGATGAAGACGCCCCTTGGTATCGAGCCCAGGTCGACGCCTTGCCGAGCGCCTATTTGAACGTCACGCCCGCGAAGCAAATCGCGGCCGATCTCCGCTCGTTGCGTCACCTGGGGCCGCAAGACGCCATCGTTCGCGGCGTTTATCAGCCCGAGACCGGCACGATCGAGTTTTCGGTCGGCACGAACGAGGGCATTACGCCCGGCTTGTTTCATAAGATCACCGGCGCGCTGACCAGCCAGGGAATGCGGATTCTCTCGGCGGAAATCAACACGCTGGCCGATGGTCTGGTGCTCGACCGCTTTCACGTCCAGGATCCCGACTTTGCCGGTCCGCCTCCGCAAGATCGACTCGACGAAGTGAGCCGGGCGATGATCGCGGCGCTGCGCAACAACGACGGGCGCACGCCGGTTTTCCGGCGAATGTGGCAGCCAGCCGAGAAGCCTGGACGCGACGGGTTGTCGCCGCTCCCCACTCAGGTCATGATCGACAACGCCACCAGCGACCGGTACACGATTCTCGATATCTTCGCCGCCGACCGGATGGGCTTGCTCTATACGATCACTCGCACGCTGTTCGAGTTGGGGCTAAGCGTGTCGGTGGCCAAGATCGGTACGTACCTCGACCAGGTCGTCGACGTGTTCTACGTGACCGAACACGGCGGGCGCCAAGTCAGCGACCAGCGTCGCATCGACGATGTGCGCCAGACGCTCCTCTCGGCGATCAACGAGTTCGAGTTGCAGGAAGCGTCCCGCGACCGCGCGTGGTGA